A portion of the Gigantopelta aegis isolate Gae_Host chromosome 10, Gae_host_genome, whole genome shotgun sequence genome contains these proteins:
- the LOC121384437 gene encoding prefoldin subunit 6-like produces the protein MADGLQKRLQSEVEKYQNSQKDLQKYVTTRQRLDAQLSENMLVKDELDSLEASANVYKLIGPILVKQDLEEGKQTVQKRIDYINGEIKRHDGIIKEMEKKQDSQRETLAKLQHQFQQAQVKAAARA, from the exons aTGGCGGATGGTCTCCAAAAACGTTTGCAATCTGAGGTTGAAAAATACCAAAATAGCCAAAAAG atTTGCAGAAATATGTGACCACAAGGCAACGACTTGATGCCCAGCTGAGCGAGAACATGTTGGTGAAGGAT GAGTTGGATAGTTTAGAAGCCAGTGCTAATGTCTACAAGCTGATTGGCCCAATACTGGTGAAACAAGACTTGGAGGAAGGAAAACAGACAGTACAGAAAAGAATAGATTATATTAATGGAGAAAT tAAGCGACATGATGGTATAATAAAGGAAATGGAGAAGAAACAGGACTCTCAGCGTGAGACGCTAGCTAAACTTCAACATCAGTTCCAACAAGCACAAGTGAAGGCTGCGGCCAGAGCGTAG